From one Thermococcus sp. Bubb.Bath genomic stretch:
- a CDS encoding anaerobic ribonucleoside-triphosphate reductase activating protein, protein MLTSGWKTVSMVDVQGKVTFTLWLCGCNLKCPFCHNWQIAEGRDCFPLDREALLDELSSSSFLVDYFHITGGEPMMQWAELSSLLTESQGFLPISLNTNLTIVGPMEKLLKDELISHIATDLKAPPQELYGLPPEASKRLWELFLRGLDLVSDYGIPLELRIPVARGFEQWPWIEEGLKHVRTDFYVVLNPLVGAPLTSPRDSAWCSEHCWPGGEVEKLKERLTEVGINVYVNDFSG, encoded by the coding sequence ATGCTCACAAGTGGCTGGAAGACCGTCAGCATGGTCGATGTACAAGGAAAGGTGACCTTTACCCTCTGGCTCTGCGGCTGCAATCTGAAGTGCCCATTCTGCCACAACTGGCAGATAGCGGAAGGCAGGGACTGCTTCCCCCTCGATAGAGAGGCATTACTCGATGAGCTATCCTCAAGCTCATTCCTCGTGGACTATTTCCACATAACCGGCGGCGAGCCCATGATGCAGTGGGCTGAGCTCTCATCCCTGCTCACAGAATCCCAGGGATTTCTCCCGATCAGCCTGAACACTAACCTCACCATTGTAGGTCCCATGGAGAAACTCCTAAAGGACGAACTGATTTCACACATAGCAACCGACCTGAAGGCCCCACCCCAGGAGCTCTATGGACTTCCCCCAGAAGCTTCAAAGCGCCTCTGGGAGCTTTTCCTCAGGGGTCTCGACTTGGTTTCGGATTATGGTATCCCCTTGGAGCTCAGAATACCAGTGGCCAGAGGGTTCGAGCAGTGGCCGTGGATAGAAGAAGGACTGAAACATGTAAGAACGGACTTTTACGTTGTCCTTAACCCTCTGGTGGGCGCACCTTTAACCAGCCCAAGGGATAGTGCATGGTGCTCGGAGCACTGCTGGCCGGGAGGAGAGGTAGAAAAGCTCAAGGAAAGACTAACAGAAGTTGGGATTAACGTCTACGTGAACGACTTCTCAGGATAG